The following is a genomic window from Bacillus sp. FJAT-52991.
CCTCGTCAATGCGAATGGTTTCAATTCCTTGAGCGGTAAAGCCTAATTCATCACTAATTGCCACGCCAACTGTTTTTGAGCCGACGTCTAACCCCATTACTCTCATAAAGACTTATCCCTCTCGCTGCTGTTTCAAGTACGTTTTCACAAGCTCTTCAATAATTTCATCGCGTTCAAGCTTACGGATCAAATTACGTGCATCGTTATGGCGTGGAATATAAGCAGGGTCGCCGGAAAGTAAGTAACCGACAATTTGATTGATTGGATTATATCCTTTTTCCTGAAGCGCGTCATACACTTTAAACAATACTTCTTTCACATCTTGTTCAAACGGCTCCTCAGGAAAATTAAACCTCATCGTTTGATCAAAAGAGCTCATAATTAGCACCTCGCTTTAGGCTCAATAAGTGTGAGCCTGCTTTTGTACAAGTTATTTACATTGTACAATAAATTGCCATGGAATCAAACGGATTTCACCCATTCTTCAACAAATTGTAGAGCTTCCTCTGTTTTCGAAGGGTCTTTTGCTCCTGCTTGCGCCATATCTGGACGCCCGCCACCGCCACCGCCGCAACGCGATGCCACTTCTTTCACAAGCTTGCCAGCATGATAACCTTTCTCCACTAAGTCTTTCGTCACCCCTGCAATGATATTCACTTTATCTTCGCTCGGTGCCGCTAAAACAATGATACCGGAATGAAGTTTTTGTTTTAACTCATCCGCCATTGTGCGCAAGTTATTCATGTCTGTTGCTTGTACACGTGCCGCTAAAAATTTTACACCATTTACTTCTTTGACGTTATCTAATAAACTTCCTGCTTCTATATTAGACAATTTGTGTAGAAGCGATTCATTTTCACGCTGTAATTCTTTCATCTCTGCTTGTAGACTCTCTACTTTTGCAACAATGTCTTTCGGATTCGCTTTTAACTTGTTCGCTGCTTCTTTCAGTAGAGCCACTTGCTGATTTAACAATTGATAAGCAGCTTCACCTGTCACTGCTTCAATACGACGTGTTCCTGCACCAATTCCACTTTCAGAAACAATTTTAAATAAACCGATTACGGATGTGTTCGGTACATGACAGCCGCCGCAAAGCTCAAGGCTGTAGTCACCAACAGACACGACGCGCACCACATCACCATATTTTTCGCCAAATAATGCCATTGCCCCCATCGCTTTCGCTTCATCGAGTGATTTGTTGGCAATATCGACTGCTAGACTTCTCCAAATTTTCTCATTGACGATGGTTTCAATTTGCTCTAGCTCTTCCGGCTGGACTTGTCCAAAATGAGAAAAGTCAAAGCGAAGACGATCAGGACCTACTAATGAACCCGCTTGGTTGACATGCGTACCAAGAACATCTTTTAATGCTTGGTGTAAAAGATGCGTAGCTGTATGGTTTTTAATAATTTTGCTTCGAGACGCTTCATCTACTCGAGCGATTACTTTTTGACCTGTTTTTAACGTCCCTTGTTCTATCAGGGCTTGCTGCACATGCTGGCCGTTCGGTGCTTTTTTCACATCCTGAATCACTACACGAACGCCTTCTGCTTCCAATACTCCTTTATCAGCAATTTGGCCGCCGCTTTCAGCATAGAATGGTGTTTCATCCAAAATAAATTGAATTTCTTCGCCTGCTGTTGCTGATTCCACGATCTCACCATTCGCAATCACGACAGCAACAGTTGCTTCTACCATTAATTGGTCATAGCCACTAAATTGACTCGCTACTTTAATGTCGCCAAGCACGCCACCTTGTACTTGCATCGAATCAACATCTTGACGAGCAGCACGCGCACGTTCACGTTGGTTGGCCATTTCTTTTTCAAAACCTTCGTGATCTACCTTCATGCCTTCTTCTTCCGCATACTCTTCCGTTAATTCTACAGGGAAGCCATACGTATCATATAAACGGAACACATCTTCTCCAGCGATGACATCGGAGCCATTATTTTTCGCTGCTTCGATCACAGATGATAAAATCGCTAACCCTTCATGAAGAGTTTCGTGGAAACGCTCTTCTTCATTTTTAATCACTTTTTGAATGAATTCCGTCTTTGCTGAAACTTCTGGATAAAAGTCCTTCATAATTTCACCAACAACTGGAACTAATTCAAACATAAATGGACGGTTAATATGAATTTGCTTTGCATAGCGCACCGCACGACGTAGTAAACGACGCAACACATAGCCGCGGCCCTCATTTGAAGGAAGCGCTCCATCACCAATCGCAAAAGCCACTGTTCGAATATGGTCAGCAATCACTTTGAACGCAACATCTTTCTCTACGCTTTCACGGTATTTTTCACCAGAAATTGCTTCTGTTGCTTCAATAATTGGTATAAATAAATCCGTATCAAAGTTCGTTGGTACTTCTTGAACAACAGAAACCATACGCTCAAGCCCCATACCTGTATCAATATTTTTCTTTGGTAGCGGTGTGTATGTACCATCTGGATTATGATTGAATTCGGAAAATACAAGGTTCCAGATTTCTAAATAACGTTCATTTTCTCCACCTGGGTATAGTTCTGGATCATGTTCATCATTGCCATAAGACTCGCCTCGATCGTAGAAAATTTCCGTATTTGGTCCACTTGGGCCTTCACCGATATCCCAGAAATTCCCTTCTAAACGAATGATTCTTTCTTCCGGCAAGCCGATCTCTTTATTCCAAATCTCAAATGCTTCATCATCCTCTGGGTGAATCGTCACAGATAACTTATCCGCTTCAAATGCCATCCATTTTTCATCAGTTAAAAATTCCCACGCCCAGTGAATCGCTTCTTTTTTGAAATATTCACCGATGGAGAAGTTCCCTAGCATTTCAAAGAATGTATGATGGCGAGCCGTTTTTCCTACATTCTCAATATCATTTGTTCGAATGGATTTTTGTGCATTCGTAATCCGTGGGTTCTCTGGAATCACTCGACCATCAAAATATTTCTTTAATGTAGCCACCCCACTATTGATCCATAAAAGACTTGGATCATCATGCGGCACAAGCGGAGCACTTGGCTCTACTCGATGGTTTTTTTCCTGAAAAAAATCTAAAAACATTTGACGAATCTGTGCACCTGTTAATGTTTTCATTCTATATTCCTCCTTTATTAGCAATTGTTTCATGGGTTGAAGACAACAAAAAAAGCCCCGTTCCCCGGACAGGGACGAAGCTTCTCGCGGTACCACCCTGATTATGAGTCGATCTTTCGACTCATCTCTCTTCTGCCTTAACGCGGCTTACGGCAGCGATTAACTGCTCTCTGGACTAGCTTTCTGTTATCCTTCACCTAGAACTTCTTTCAGCCAAGGAAGCTCCTCTCTGTGGCACAATGACCATAAGGTGGACTACAACATACTCGATCCTTCTTCGATTTAGCATTTCATTATAACCGAATTATAAAAAATTTCATCCCTACTTGTCAATGAGCGGCTTTTGCAGTCGAGCCTTCACTCGACGATCCGCGGAAAAGGCTGCTTTTAAAATGATCAGTACAGGAACCGCAACAACCATCCCTACCACCCCGCCGATCTCTCCTCCAGCCAGCAGGGCACCGATAATAAACAGCGGATGAAGATGCAAGCTTTTGCCGACAATCCAAGGGGAGAGAATATTCCCTTCAATGAATTGTAAAATAAACACGATAATGGCTGTGTATATAGCTGTTTTAAAAGAGATCATTAACGCAACAAATATGGCTGGTATTGCTCCAATTAGCGGTCCAAAGTAAGGGATGACATTGGTGATTCCGATAATCCCTCCAAGTAAAATTGGGTAAGGAAGGCCGATCATTGAAAATAATAACGATGCCACTCCTCCTACCAATAAGCAAACAAAGAGTTGTCCGCGAATATAAGAACCTAGAGAATGATCCAGTTCATTAACAAAACGTAATACTCGGGTACGCCAGCGCTTCGGCGTGATTCTCCAAGCCGTTTTTTTTACCCGACTCATATCTTTTAATAAATAAAAAGAGATGAATGGAACAATTGCTAAGAAAAACAAAAAGTTGACCGCCTTCATCAGCACATTCATAAACTGTTCTACTAGTCCAGATAACCAGCTTTCAAATTTGATCATCCGCTCACGAAGCTGTTCCTGCAACCCATCTGGCCAATTTAACGTTTCTATTTGCAGGGCGATCATTTTCTCTTCATACATTTGCGACACTTTCGGCGCACTGGCAGACAAATCCCTTAATTGCTCAATAAACAACGGTGTTCCTTTAAAAAGACCGAAACCACATAAACCAAAAAATAAAATATAGATAATAATAATAGCTCCTACCCGTGAAATTCCACGCTTCGCCATCGCTTCAACAAGCGGGTGAAGCAAATAAGCAATAAATCCCCCTAGCAAAAATGGCAACAAGCTAATCCATACCCAATGCAACATTGGTAACAACAACGACCTAAGCAAAAATAATACATACACCGTTAATAACGTTAGTAAAGCTGCACTCGCCATATATAGCCACTTTAACTTAATTTTGCTTTCCATGATGAGAAAACATCCTTTTTACTTAGTTTGCGGCTGAACACATTCAATTTATTCATGTATTGAATGATTTATCAGCGAGTTCACCAAACGCTTTTTCAATTAACAGTCTTCTTAATAGTCAACGGATACGTTTTCCTCTATAATTATTTTAAAAATAATGTGTTTTTCTTTTTTGTGTCGCATAAATATTTTATTAACCCCTATTTTTTCGGACAAATATAAAGTGAAACTTCAATCAGTGGGGGTTTTCTTCATCCCCCACCTACATACCTGCGCTTCTTCTGCCATGTTGAGGTAGGGGTCTTACAGCCCGTTAATGCGGGATAAAATAATTCGCCACAATGTAGATCCACTTTTAATAAGGAGGACTTTTAGACAAAGGTGAAAGAAGACAATTGGAAAGATATCACATTTTTAATTAAAGAACTTGAGATAATAGCTGATTCTGAAAATAAACTTGTCACCATTCAATCACTTCCAGACCAGTTGACATGTGTTGGAAAAGGAACAGACGCTGCAGTATTTGTCCACGCTGATTTTCCTCAATATGCATTTAAGATCTTCGCTTATGGCAAAGAAGAAAAAAGATGGAATGAAACAAAAGCCTATGAAAAACTGAATAATCACCCTTACTTCCCTAAGTTTTACGGCACAGGCGAACGGTTTGTGGTGATTAGCTATGAACATGGCACCAACCTATATGACTGCCTCATCGCCGGAATATATATCCCACCTCGTATGATTGAACAAGTAGACGAAGCCATTGCTTATGCTCGTCAAGTAGGTCTTAATCCACGTGATATTCATTTGAAAAATATTATTATGCAAGGTCATACCATTAAATTAATCGATGTATCTGAGTATGTATTACCAGGAAATGATGAGCGATGGGAGCATTTAAAAGAAGGATACCGTATGTACTATCCACTTATCGCCCATCGCAAAATACCCGTTGAACTGATAGATTTCGCCAAAGCTCATTATCAAAAATACAAAACCATTGGATTTTCTAAAAAAATGATAAATCAAGTGCTTTCGGTATTTTCGAAAAATAACGACAAAGAGGACGCCCAATGAAATAGGGCATCCTCTTTGTGCTTTCGGAGCTTTGCTTGTCGTGTCTGAACAGTCGGCTTCGCTTTTCTTTGTCTAGCTTCAGGCGCTAGCGACTAGTGAACTTCCACTATCCTCCTTGCGATAAGTCAACATCGATTCACTACTGTTCATCGTGTTTCCTTTATCTCGTGCGGATCGCTCCAGTCCATACGTCGCTGAACAAGCGCCTTCCGCTTTTCTTAATTAAAACATTCTTCTCATTCTTCTGGCCATTCGTCCGAATGTGGAGTTGTTGCGGTTAAACACGGCCATTACTGCCATCCCCGCGCCCAGTCCGACTAGGGAAGTCATTGTTTTAGACATAGTATCCGCCTCCGAATTTTTAGTTGGGTGTTAAGGTCTTCCGCTTTTCTTTGTCCAGCTTCGCCTCCTAGACACTCGAGTCAAATGCCAGCCTGACTGCATGGCTGAAGAGCGCCATTTCATCATTCTGTCATTTGCTTGTCGTGTCTGAACAGTCGGCTCCGCTTTTCTTTGTTAACTCAGTTTTCTTTCATCTTCTTCAAACAGGTCGTCGAGGGAGCTGAGTGAGCCATCTTCTTCGACTTGATGAACGGAGATGAGGTCGTCGGCGATGGAGAGTTCGATAAAGCAGTTCCAGCAGTAGTATTGCGTCGTGCCGATTTTTCCGATTTCTTTGCCTTGACAGTTTGGGCATGTGAACATGTATGCCACCTCGCACTTCTCTTAGCTTTTTGCTAAAAGGGTGTCCATGTTCAAGGCTTTTTATACATTTGTCAAGAAAGAATGATCTCGACAACTTTAGTATGGTCTCAGTCTAGAAAATCATAAGGCGAAACATTTTCCATGCCGATCATTGGATCAATGGCTGTGATCGTTTCTTCCGTTAATAGCAGTGGTTCCTGATCCTTTTGATTCTTGCTTTCTGGCTGAAGAATTGCCAATAATTTTTCCTGCAAAGTGGTCTTTCTAATCAGATCGTCATTCCTTTCGATCCCAATTCGAAACGCCTCTTCTTCTCCACATAAAATGAGAAATTGTTTACTTCGTGTAATCGCTGTATACAATAAATTTCGTCTTAACATTCGGTAATAACTTTTCACGACTGGCAAGATCACAATTGGAAACTCACTCCCCTGTGATTTATGGATCGAACAGCAAAACGCATGCGTAATCTGATTCAAATCTGCTCTCGTATACGTGACTTCATTGCCGTCATAAGAAACGATTACCATATCCTGCTTTTCTGTATTTTCCTTTGCATAAAAGATCGAGACGACTTCACCAATATCACCATTAAAAATATTTTGTTCTGGCTGA
Proteins encoded in this region:
- a CDS encoding serine/threonine protein kinase, which encodes MKEDNWKDITFLIKELEIIADSENKLVTIQSLPDQLTCVGKGTDAAVFVHADFPQYAFKIFAYGKEEKRWNETKAYEKLNNHPYFPKFYGTGERFVVISYEHGTNLYDCLIAGIYIPPRMIEQVDEAIAYARQVGLNPRDIHLKNIIMQGHTIKLIDVSEYVLPGNDERWEHLKEGYRMYYPLIAHRKIPVELIDFAKAHYQKYKTIGFSKKMINQVLSVFSKNNDKEDAQ
- a CDS encoding IreB family regulatory phosphoprotein is translated as MSSFDQTMRFNFPEEPFEQDVKEVLFKVYDALQEKGYNPINQIVGYLLSGDPAYIPRHNDARNLIRKLERDEIIEELVKTYLKQQREG
- a CDS encoding DUF3918 family protein, translating into MSKTMTSLVGLGAGMAVMAVFNRNNSTFGRMARRMRRMF
- a CDS encoding AI-2E family transporter; the protein is MESKIKLKWLYMASAALLTLLTVYVLFLLRSLLLPMLHWVWISLLPFLLGGFIAYLLHPLVEAMAKRGISRVGAIIIIYILFFGLCGFGLFKGTPLFIEQLRDLSASAPKVSQMYEEKMIALQIETLNWPDGLQEQLRERMIKFESWLSGLVEQFMNVLMKAVNFLFFLAIVPFISFYLLKDMSRVKKTAWRITPKRWRTRVLRFVNELDHSLGSYIRGQLFVCLLVGGVASLLFSMIGLPYPILLGGIIGITNVIPYFGPLIGAIPAIFVALMISFKTAIYTAIIVFILQFIEGNILSPWIVGKSLHLHPLFIIGALLAGGEIGGVVGMVVAVPVLIILKAAFSADRRVKARLQKPLIDK
- the alaS gene encoding alanine--tRNA ligase, with protein sequence MKTLTGAQIRQMFLDFFQEKNHRVEPSAPLVPHDDPSLLWINSGVATLKKYFDGRVIPENPRITNAQKSIRTNDIENVGKTARHHTFFEMLGNFSIGEYFKKEAIHWAWEFLTDEKWMAFEADKLSVTIHPEDDEAFEIWNKEIGLPEERIIRLEGNFWDIGEGPSGPNTEIFYDRGESYGNDEHDPELYPGGENERYLEIWNLVFSEFNHNPDGTYTPLPKKNIDTGMGLERMVSVVQEVPTNFDTDLFIPIIEATEAISGEKYRESVEKDVAFKVIADHIRTVAFAIGDGALPSNEGRGYVLRRLLRRAVRYAKQIHINRPFMFELVPVVGEIMKDFYPEVSAKTEFIQKVIKNEEERFHETLHEGLAILSSVIEAAKNNGSDVIAGEDVFRLYDTYGFPVELTEEYAEEEGMKVDHEGFEKEMANQRERARAARQDVDSMQVQGGVLGDIKVASQFSGYDQLMVEATVAVVIANGEIVESATAGEEIQFILDETPFYAESGGQIADKGVLEAEGVRVVIQDVKKAPNGQHVQQALIEQGTLKTGQKVIARVDEASRSKIIKNHTATHLLHQALKDVLGTHVNQAGSLVGPDRLRFDFSHFGQVQPEELEQIETIVNEKIWRSLAVDIANKSLDEAKAMGAMALFGEKYGDVVRVVSVGDYSLELCGGCHVPNTSVIGLFKIVSESGIGAGTRRIEAVTGEAAYQLLNQQVALLKEAANKLKANPKDIVAKVESLQAEMKELQRENESLLHKLSNIEAGSLLDNVKEVNGVKFLAARVQATDMNNLRTMADELKQKLHSGIIVLAAPSEDKVNIIAGVTKDLVEKGYHAGKLVKEVASRCGGGGGGRPDMAQAGAKDPSKTEEALQFVEEWVKSV